In Hymenobacter sublimis, a single genomic region encodes these proteins:
- a CDS encoding amidohydrolase family protein — MLPFSIRLRCLLGAWLLLAATMPGRAQQFTPQVREFIKVSSPSIALVDAKVIDGTGSPARLHQTVLVQGGRIVQVGPVKKVKVPVDAQVINCAGKTLIPGLVMLHEHLYYTMPAGGYFNIAQMPYSFPRLYLAGGATTIRTAGSIEPQTDLAIQRMIREGKLIGPEMDVTAPYMEEPGLDIPALNTINGPDDAAASTVFWANKGCTSFKMYMHATRADLAAVVREAHARHLKVTGHLCSITYREAAELGIDNLEHGFMASTDFVPNKAVDVADYPAGRQSLLQLPVNSLAMQDLIRLLVSKKVTLTSTLPVFEPYTNREVVLGGGLEALIPQLQERETATWQQNQRRDTASVRLFKKEMAWEKQFYDAGGLLVAGTDPTGAGRTIAGYANRRQLELLVEAGFTAVEAIKISTLNGARYLNRDKEIGTIEAGKQADLVLLSGDPEQDIQQVRRMEIVFKKGVGFDSGKLLESMKGKVGLN; from the coding sequence ATGCTGCCTTTCTCTATCCGTTTGCGCTGTTTGCTAGGCGCGTGGCTGCTTCTTGCGGCCACTATGCCCGGCCGGGCCCAGCAGTTTACCCCGCAGGTCCGGGAGTTTATCAAGGTAAGTAGCCCTTCCATTGCCTTGGTTGATGCCAAGGTGATTGATGGTACCGGTAGCCCGGCGCGGCTGCACCAAACCGTGCTAGTGCAAGGCGGGCGCATTGTGCAGGTAGGTCCGGTGAAGAAGGTGAAGGTTCCCGTTGATGCTCAGGTAATCAATTGCGCGGGCAAAACCCTGATTCCAGGCCTGGTAATGCTGCATGAGCACCTGTATTACACCATGCCGGCGGGCGGCTACTTCAACATTGCCCAGATGCCCTACTCCTTTCCTCGGCTATATTTGGCTGGCGGGGCTACTACCATTCGCACGGCGGGCAGCATTGAGCCGCAAACCGACCTAGCCATTCAGCGCATGATTCGGGAGGGCAAGCTCATTGGTCCCGAAATGGACGTAACGGCTCCTTACATGGAAGAGCCGGGCTTGGATATTCCGGCCCTGAACACCATCAACGGCCCCGACGATGCGGCCGCGTCCACGGTTTTCTGGGCCAATAAAGGCTGTACCTCCTTTAAGATGTACATGCACGCCACGCGCGCCGACCTGGCCGCCGTGGTGCGCGAGGCCCATGCCCGCCACCTCAAGGTAACCGGGCACCTGTGCTCCATTACGTATCGGGAGGCCGCGGAGCTTGGCATTGATAACCTGGAGCACGGGTTTATGGCCAGCACGGATTTTGTACCCAACAAGGCAGTTGATGTGGCAGATTATCCCGCCGGGCGTCAGTCGTTGCTGCAGCTACCGGTGAACAGCCTGGCCATGCAGGACCTGATTCGGCTGCTGGTCAGCAAAAAAGTCACGCTTACCTCCACCCTGCCCGTTTTCGAGCCCTACACCAACCGCGAGGTAGTGCTGGGCGGTGGTTTGGAGGCACTGATTCCGCAGCTGCAGGAGCGCGAAACGGCTACCTGGCAGCAGAACCAGCGGCGCGATACGGCCAGCGTACGCCTGTTTAAAAAGGAAATGGCCTGGGAAAAGCAGTTCTATGATGCCGGCGGCTTGCTGGTGGCGGGCACCGACCCCACCGGGGCCGGACGTACCATTGCCGGGTACGCCAACCGGCGGCAGCTGGAGCTACTGGTAGAAGCTGGTTTCACGGCGGTTGAAGCCATTAAAATCAGCACCCTGAATGGAGCCCGCTACCTAAACCGGGACAAGGAAATAGGCACGATTGAGGCGGGTAAGCAGGCGGATCTGGTGCTGCTCAGTGGCGACCCGGAGCAGGACATCCAGCAGGTTCGGCGCATGGAAATCGTGTTCAAAAAAGGCGTCGGCTTTGACTCGGGCAAACTACTTGAGTCTATGAAAGGCAAGGTTGGATTAAACTAG
- a CDS encoding aldo/keto reductase, with protein MNSVAQVALGRQGLHVSVQGLGCMGMSNFAGGTIYGTPNDAESIATIHRAQELGVTMLDTADVYGPFANERLVGQAIAGRRAQYTVATKFGFAIGADGNWNGRYNGRPEYVRTSIERSLRNLGTEYVDLYYLHRLDPETPIEETVGAMSRLVEEGKVRYLGLSEVSADILRRAHAVHPITALETEYSLFDRGVEENGVLRATQEMGIGFVGYSPLGRGFLSGTIKTPDDFEPTDSRRFFPRYQGENFHKNLELVNTLHTLAAAKGVSAAQLALAWVLAQGVVAIPGTKRRPYLEANVAATSIQLSPAELAELDAVLPVGSVVGGAYPEGM; from the coding sequence ATGAACAGCGTTGCACAAGTTGCTCTGGGCCGTCAAGGCCTGCACGTTTCAGTCCAGGGGCTGGGCTGCATGGGCATGTCAAACTTTGCGGGCGGCACTATCTACGGCACCCCCAACGATGCGGAAAGCATTGCTACTATTCACCGCGCCCAGGAATTGGGCGTCACCATGCTCGACACGGCCGATGTGTACGGCCCGTTCGCCAACGAGCGGCTGGTGGGCCAGGCCATTGCCGGCCGCCGGGCGCAGTACACAGTGGCCACCAAGTTTGGGTTTGCCATTGGCGCCGATGGAAACTGGAACGGGCGCTACAATGGCCGGCCTGAGTACGTGCGCACCTCCATTGAGCGCTCCTTGCGCAACCTGGGAACCGAGTACGTGGACCTCTACTACCTGCACCGCCTCGACCCAGAAACGCCCATTGAAGAAACCGTAGGCGCCATGAGCCGCCTCGTGGAGGAGGGCAAAGTCCGCTACCTGGGCCTCTCCGAAGTATCCGCAGACATCCTGCGGCGGGCACACGCCGTGCACCCCATCACAGCCCTGGAAACCGAATATTCCCTCTTTGATAGGGGCGTGGAAGAAAACGGGGTGCTACGCGCTACCCAGGAAATGGGCATTGGCTTCGTAGGCTATTCGCCGCTGGGCCGGGGCTTTCTGTCGGGTACCATCAAGACTCCGGACGACTTCGAACCCACCGACTCGCGCCGATTTTTTCCGCGCTACCAGGGCGAGAACTTCCACAAAAACCTGGAGCTGGTAAACACCCTCCACACCCTGGCGGCGGCCAAGGGCGTGAGTGCAGCGCAGCTGGCCCTGGCGTGGGTGCTAGCCCAAGGGGTAGTGGCCATTCCTGGTACCAAGCGCCGCCCGTATCTGGAAGCGAATGTAGCCGCCACCAGCATCCAGCTCAGCCCCGCCGAGCTGGCCGAGCTGGATGCGGTGCTACCCGTGGGTAGCGTCGTTGGCGGAGCTTACCCCGAAGGCATGTAA
- a CDS encoding helix-turn-helix domain-containing protein, producing MKPSSQAFQVLATVTDYTRLYGLPAPAHPLLTLIDLRRSRELGQAAGAPPVTAPVILQFYSVFLKRGLNGPLYYGHQPYDFSEGVLGFSAPGQVFRVDESLDISGVSGWMLLFHPDLLARYPLGQRIADYTFFSYDVHEALHLSAQEEQSLDSLLHSLKLEHERPIDAFSQDVLVSQLEVLLNYANRYYHRQFLTRRTPAHDLLTRFEALLGAYFAPGNQLPLPTVHYFAEALHVSPAYLGDMLRTLTGQTTQQHIHHSLIEKAKQLLLTTSLTVNETAFRLGFEYPYYFSRLFKSKTGLSPAAFRFSAQ from the coding sequence ATGAAGCCATCCTCCCAAGCGTTTCAGGTGCTAGCCACGGTTACGGACTACACCCGGTTGTACGGCTTGCCGGCGCCGGCGCATCCGCTGCTCACGCTCATTGACTTGCGGCGGAGTCGGGAGCTGGGGCAAGCGGCTGGCGCGCCGCCCGTAACGGCACCCGTTATTCTGCAGTTCTACTCCGTTTTCCTGAAACGGGGCCTGAACGGGCCGCTGTACTACGGGCACCAACCCTACGATTTCAGCGAGGGTGTGCTGGGCTTTTCGGCTCCCGGCCAAGTGTTTCGCGTAGATGAGAGCCTGGATATTTCGGGGGTTAGCGGGTGGATGCTGCTGTTTCACCCGGACCTGCTGGCCCGCTACCCCCTGGGCCAGCGCATAGCCGACTATACTTTCTTTTCCTACGATGTACACGAGGCCCTGCACCTGTCAGCTCAGGAAGAACAAAGCCTCGACAGCCTGCTGCACAGCCTCAAGCTAGAGCACGAGCGGCCCATTGACGCCTTTAGTCAAGATGTGCTGGTTTCGCAGCTGGAAGTGCTGCTCAACTACGCCAACCGCTACTACCACCGCCAGTTTCTGACCCGGCGCACCCCGGCGCACGATTTGCTGACCCGTTTCGAAGCCCTGCTAGGGGCCTACTTTGCGCCCGGCAACCAACTACCCCTGCCTACGGTGCACTACTTCGCCGAGGCCCTGCACGTGTCGCCCGCTTACCTGGGCGACATGCTGCGGACCCTGACCGGGCAGACTACCCAGCAGCACATCCATCACAGCCTGATTGAGAAAGCCAAACAGCTGCTGCTCACCACCTCCCTGACCGTGAACGAAACTGCCTTTCGGCTGGGCTTCGAGTATCCGTACTATTTCAGTCGGCTGTTCAAAAGCAAAACCGGCCTGAGCCCGGCCGCCTTCCGCTTCTCGGCCCAGTAA
- a CDS encoding Gfo/Idh/MocA family protein, with product MKKVSRRRFVEQLGVGVGAAAFLPSVAFSAEKQAPLYAGKKLQVALCGLGRYANLVREGLAASQYCQLAGIVTGTPAKAAAWRTDHRIPEKNVYSYQNFDKILTNKAIDAVYITLPNALHKEFTLRAARAGKHVIVEKPMALTEQDCQEMIAACKKAGVQLAVGYRLHYEPHHQEIKRLGQEKLFGQVRLIESSLGYRLAGISPDDWHLKKALAGGGPLMNLGVYCVQSSRYVLGEEPVAVTAQFGPVTMPELFKEVEESISWQLTFPSGAVCTSTTTSTCNIDRFFASADNGSFELSPGLSYGPFQGKSSQGAFNFPVLNQQAAQLDGIAPYLLEDKPLPAHISGEEGRKDLRVLDAIYKAARSGEKVTLR from the coding sequence ATGAAAAAAGTATCCCGGCGCAGGTTTGTTGAGCAGCTTGGTGTAGGGGTAGGCGCCGCGGCGTTCTTGCCTTCCGTTGCGTTTTCTGCGGAGAAGCAGGCTCCGCTGTATGCCGGCAAAAAGCTCCAAGTGGCCCTCTGCGGGCTGGGTCGGTACGCAAACCTGGTGCGGGAGGGCTTGGCGGCGTCACAGTATTGCCAGCTGGCCGGAATCGTTACGGGTACCCCGGCCAAGGCCGCCGCGTGGCGCACCGACCACCGCATCCCCGAGAAGAATGTATACTCCTACCAGAACTTTGATAAGATTCTGACCAACAAAGCTATTGATGCCGTGTACATTACCCTACCCAACGCCCTGCACAAGGAGTTTACGTTGCGGGCAGCCCGGGCCGGTAAGCACGTGATTGTCGAGAAGCCCATGGCCCTGACCGAACAGGATTGTCAGGAAATGATAGCGGCCTGCAAGAAGGCCGGAGTGCAACTAGCGGTGGGCTACCGCCTGCACTACGAGCCCCACCACCAGGAAATCAAACGGCTGGGTCAGGAAAAGTTGTTTGGGCAAGTCCGCCTGATTGAGTCCTCCCTGGGGTACCGGCTGGCCGGTATCAGCCCCGACGACTGGCACCTAAAGAAAGCCTTGGCCGGCGGCGGCCCGCTCATGAACCTGGGGGTGTACTGCGTGCAAAGCAGCCGCTACGTGCTTGGGGAGGAGCCGGTGGCCGTTACGGCGCAATTCGGGCCCGTTACCATGCCGGAGCTATTCAAGGAGGTAGAGGAGTCCATCAGCTGGCAGCTAACGTTTCCCAGCGGGGCCGTGTGTACTTCTACTACCACTTCTACGTGCAACATCGACCGGTTTTTTGCCTCGGCCGATAACGGCTCCTTTGAGTTGAGCCCGGGCCTGAGCTACGGCCCATTCCAGGGCAAGAGCAGCCAGGGCGCATTCAACTTTCCCGTGCTTAATCAACAAGCTGCCCAGCTCGATGGAATTGCTCCTTACCTACTGGAAGACAAGCCCTTGCCGGCTCACATTTCTGGGGAAGAAGGACGAAAAGACCTGCGCGTGCTGGACGCCATTTACAAAGCCGCCAGAAGCGGAGAAAAAGTCACGCTACGGTAA